GTAATAGTCAATGTTGTTTGGTGGTCCTTTTAATAATCAATATTCAGTGTTAAGTGAAAACACCACACTTTACACATCACATATTGatgttgtttattgttgttgtttatgtctGCAGGGTGAGTGTATCTGTGCCTACGGGTTTAGCTGCATTCCCCCAGGAACTGTTCCACACGCCACGCTCCTGGGCCCGCAGGAAGTTCCGGAACATTCTCTCCTACTCCTACATGCCAAGCGGCGGCCATTTCGCAGCGTTTGAGGAGCCGCAGCTCCTAGCGAACGACTTCAGGGAGTTTGTGAGGAAAGTGGAGAATTTGCAGAAATGAAACGATGGCAGAGGAGGGAATGTGTAGGAAAGTGAAGAAATGAAATGacgttggagtgtgtgtgtgtgtgtgtgtatgtggaggggGTTATTCCAGGTGTGTGGCTTtggtgacaaacctgggtaagttaactcaacAGTAAGAGTGATAAACCTCTTAATGGAAGAGCACTATGGCTTAATTGttgcagaaaaacaaaagcaaaagggCTCTTCTATTGAGGACAAGTGAAGCAGATCGTTGACATGCCAACCAAACACATTAGTATCCATAAGGGATGAAATCCCACCCTTCTTGGACCAGAAGgtgccacacagacagactgctGCACATTCAGACTGAGTctacaaacacatacgcacacacacacacacacacacacacacaaaataaggtGTACCACTCAGAGTCCAGGTTTTCCCAGGTTTGCCACTGAATCCCCCAAGGGGTGGATTACAAAGTGAGCTTACTACTTTCTCCAGGTAACCCCGGGATAAACCGCTGATCTCTAAAAGGACACAGAACGGCCATCTATTCTATCAATTGTTCTAAATGTGTTGTGTTCCTAAAGAGTGGTTCCTCCTGACGTTACCTAGATATGTGCCTAACCTCACTTGTCCTGTAGTACAGGGAGGTATTCCAAgaacgtggtttagtgacaaacctggtaAGTATGCtcaagtggtaaacctcctaatagaagagctgtatggcttcattctcctaacaaaacaatgccctAGGGCTCTTGTCCTAGGAGACTTACCCAGTTTTTCCACTAAACcccatacttggaatacccccctggtccTGTGCggctgtgtactgtatgtatacacTGGGTTCTCAAGTGCATTACTGTATTGCTGCAAGTGCCATTTACTCATATTCCTACTTAATAGATTTGGAATTATGCTTTTACTCCCTACACTGCAACGCCTTAGTCATGTTGCTATTTTATTAATGTTATCTTTGCATATTTGATTTTGTAGACTGTTTTTTGTTAAATGATGAATCAATATTGACTTGACAAAATACAAAGGCTACTATTATTTGTAAATATGAAGTACAACTGTGTTGTACATTCACAACTCAtaataaaacattttgaaaTTACATAATTTTAAATACATTCTTTATTTGTTGCAAATGCTAAATACAAGATACAAAATTACAACAGTACAATGTAAACATTTGTAAAAAGTTACAATGACTTtgtccgtgtgtatgtgtatgtgtcctgtGTTATCATTGGTTGGTATTATGCTTGTCCCCTACACAGCAATGCTCCTTCAGGCACATCCTTGTATTAACATTAATGTTATCTTTTAATATTTGATTTTGTAGAGAGAATTATGTTTGTTGATGAATCAATACTTACTTGagaaaattattatattatttgtaAACTGGTTTAGTGCCATCTCTATAGTGACGAGTCACAcaagtaataataaaatatattctgaaattattttatttcaaatcttttttttttttttgcaaatgctAAATACATAATGAAACATCCCAACAGTACAATATAAATCACTGACAGTACAATGTAATCATTTGTAGAAAGTTATAGTGGATTTGTccgtgtgtatgactgtgtgtatggAGTTCCTGTCGGATAAGGAGGGGTTGCccgtgtgtatgactgtgtgtatggAGTTCCTGTCGGATAAGgagtgtttgactgtgtgtatggAGTTCCTGTCGGATATGtagtgtttgactgtgtgtatggAGTTCCTGTCGGATAAGGAGGGCTTGtccgtgtgtttgtctgtatgtatggAGTTCCTGTCGGATAAGGAGGGTTTGTCCGTGTGTATGACCCTGTGTATGGCGTTCCTGCCACAAAAGGAGGTTCCTGTGTTATCTGGCACAGGGTTACAGTGGAGCCAACCAGTAGCCCAAACCCTGGATAGAGGGGCTCAGTGAATGGGGAGCGGAACGTGTGCAGGAGGGTGAGAGTGTCAGAGGAGGAGACGCTGTAGAAGGACAGAGTGCCGGCCGGCCAGTCCAGGTCCACTCTGACTCTTTTGGACTGGACGTGAGGGGTTGGGATGCCCgtgtgtttgtcattgtgccaGGCTAAGTGAGTGTTCAAGTCGACCATCCAGGACTTGGCATTATTCCCCATCACAGTAGCACGGCCATCTCCCTTTCTGGATGCGCTTCTATACGACAGGCAGAGCGTGACCCCTCTGccactccactccacctccCAGTAGCAGCGTCCAGACAGACCCTCTCGGCACAGAACCTGATACCAGTAGTCGAATCTCTCTGGGTGGTCAGGATAAGGCTGCTCCTCACTCACACAGGTCACCTTTCTGTTCCCCTCGGAGAGCAAGAGGTTTCTGTTTGCCGTGTTTGAGTCCAAGGTGAGATCACAAGGATCtgcagatgagaggagagggggaaataaACATACTCATCAGTATCTGAGGAGTGAAAGTGTCTATTTCATAAGTTAGTAAAACacataataaaacaaataaaataaaaataaggaCTTACAGCCCTGCATATCTGGCCTCAATCTAATTTCAGGAAAGAAACTGTGGGataaaaggacacacacacacacacacacacagattaaacaAAGTCTCAAAAAAGGTACAGCAAGCATATTTGATGTATACAGAGTGAGGGAATAGCATTGGAATCTAAATACAATCTAGAAATCTCTATGGGCAAAACAACTATTTTTGGCTAATCAGTGGACTTCTCTGTactttgcaatttgttcagtgTGTCAAATTGGTTCAAATTCTGCATATCGACTTTGTCTTTCATTTTATATAATTAAGACCTTAATTCTTCAAAACCATGCCACAGTTTGATTTAAtatggctttatttttttttaccaagaaatgtaatgtaatttaatttaatgttttatttagTTGTAATGTTTTCATTTCTATCAACACACTATTTTTGTGATTGTCATTTCAATTGTCATTGATAATTTGTCATAGTATGAATACATTTGTGCTGGACTGTAGTTTATCACATGCCATGTAAACATGCCGGCAAAAATGAACTAATGtacttgtgtgtgattgtaataCATACTAAAGTGTCTTCAGTGCACAGTGGTAGTCCTTCAGTCTGGCAGAGAGCAGCTTCAGTGTTGAGTCTCCCTGGTTATTGTACCGAATGTCCAGCTCTCTCAGATGCGAGGGGTTTGTGATCAGAGCCTCGCTCAGCAAACGGAAACCCTCGTCTGAGATCTGGCAGTCTTTGACACTGAAGGAAGAGAAATGAAGAGTTAAGGACCATGTTAACGATAAAAGCAAATAAGTATCGCTCTGAAGGAAAACATCCATATATAAACTATAACAAAAAGATATGAAGATCAACAGATTGACATGGGAGGtgcatttaaaggagaattccggtgtgatattgacctaaagtgtattgaaacatgataccgagtgtgaacgtatgtctcatagcccatctcggcttgtcccctgcactccaaaatctggctagttagccgatgctaccaacagctttttcaatagtggtgcttgacatcgggctagccatgcaaataaatcactgttttacacccatttacgaggctcgatgtatctccacacttcattggtagacttcgagggccctgacatttaaaacgagacattgagaactttgaaaagcactggtagtttacttacaagacgatttatacagacagtatcttccatggtttagcgtttgcagccatcttgaatttagtcacgataagttcgAAAtggcgagtaagaatgaacaggtatgataagggatcagattccaaaaataattcagtggaaatgcatggattccagttgctgctactggaagaaactggaatccatgcactTGAATTTTCAAGTTTTTTACTCGCCAGAAAACGTTTTAAGTGAATAAGTGAATCTATTAATGGTAAATGTATGGGTAACACTAACCTTAGTTTTTGCAGTTTACACTCGGACTGCCAAGACCCACGGAGAGATGCTGAAGGCTAGAGTCTTTGAGGACGTTGTTGCTGAGGTCCAGCTCTGCCAGGGAGTTGACTGACCTCAACACCGACGCCACAGCTTCACACGACTTGGTCCTCAATTTGCAGTCAGAGAGCCTGCAACACACAATAAACAACATAAATACTGAATGCTGTGTAttgtgtaaatgtaaacactTGATATAAAACACTGCCCCTTCAATCACTGTTTTTAAATCCAGCCTCAAAACCCACTACTCTCTGGCTTTCTCTGTCCTTTTGCTTGATTTCAGTGTCCTGCTGTTCCTTGTTCATGTGTGTAAATGAATTTCATTTTGATcttatttttccttttctttttctttctgttttgattgTGACCTTAACAGCACTAAGCTGTGTataaatgtgctttataaattaatttaacatACATATATCAGCTGATCACAAAACCATATACGACACTAGCATGAGTTGCACAGCAAAAGGTCACTTGTGATATGACTCTGCCTCTAGTGAAACAAGCTGGACAAGCAACTTACAGAAGTCAGACAAAGCAGGAACCTTCATCACTTTGTGAAAAGGATAATAATAGTAGGCAGAGTAACTAATAACACTAACAAACAACTGCTAAAGTTCACCTAGAAATGTGCTCACTATACTCGGAGTTTGGTAATAATGTACCTCAATATCCTCAGGTTGCAGTTGTCATGACACAGTCCCGCAGACAGATCCTGGACTCCACAGTCCTTGATTTTATTGCTGCTCAGGTCCAGTTGTTTGAGGGAGTTTGTTGACTGCAGAACTGCAGCCACAGCTGCACAGGACACATCACTGAGGTCACAGTCTGCTAGTCTGCAACACAGTGAGGACATGAATAAAAGACtaaacattttttaataatGCAGGGTTCCTGACTGTCCTATCGAAAATGAAACTAACGTTGCACAAACTTATAACACTACAATACTGGTATTAGTTTAATGAATAGTATTGCCGTACAATTTCACTTTAAGTTTCATCAGGACCCTTAAGCATAATAAGGTCCATTGCCAACCTCAATATCTCCAGGTTACAGTTGGCATGATAGAGTCCTGCAGACAGATGCTGGACTCCACTGTCCTTGATTTTATTGCTGCTCAGGTCCAGTTGTTTGAGGCAGTTTTGCGATTGCAGGACTGCAGCCATGGCTGCACAGGCTGGACTCCACTGTCCTTGATTTTATTGCACCAGAGGCAGTTTTGCGATTGCAGGACTGCAGCCATGGCTGCACAGGACGCATCACTGAGCTCACAGTCTACGAGTCTGCAACACAGTGAACATAAAAACACAGACGAGAGCGTTGAATTTGTTAAGAGGACCTCCATTACATGAAAGTACCAAATGTGGCTCAAAATGTTTAGGCAGTGAATTGTAACCAAAACCACGTCCAGTCTCTCACTTGTACACATTGTATTACAAACACTGGCCATATAGTGCTGACTGCACAGAACATACCTTTGCAGCAGAATAAAGACTGAATTCTCAATATACTGCAGTAAGTGATCATCATCATCTATATGGCCATTGCTGTTGGCCATGGCAGTTACTGTAGCGTGCTAGCAAGCTTTGATTCCACTATGTGTCTAATACTGAGGCATAACTCACCTTAGCGTCTGCAGTCTGCAGTTGAAGGTGCGTAGTCCAGCAGAGAGACACTGAACTCCAGAATCACAAAAGGGGTTGCTGCTCAAGTCCAGTTCGACCAGGAGGTTTGGGGACTGCAGAACTGAGGCCACAGCCTTACAAAGCGTATCACTGAGATTACAGCCAGTCAGTCTGTGAgagaaaataacacaacactTGTATAATCTGTTGAATTAAACTATTAAGTACTTTTATTTGAGGCACATTTGTTAAGTTATATAGTATCTAGCTTGAAGACCATCTATACCAAGCACAGCAGCTAAATACTATTTAAAAGATACAAAGCACTCATTGTCCATAAATATCATTGtagctgctttgcaagcacatgTTCAACATTCAAGAAATAAGTATGACAAGAGCAATGTTTGAAATGTAAGATATGATGATGGGGTGTGTCAGTTGCAATTATTTCATGCAGAATTTCATTCTCATTCAGACACTCACCGTGCCTTTCTGTAAATCCTCATAACAGGGAGGAGTCTCCTGCGACCTTCATCTGAAGTGTTGTATTTCTTCAGGTCAAATCCATCGGGCAGTCCATCGGACGTCAGGAGAGCAGTGGCCAAGGCCGAACAATGAGCAGGGGACAACTTGAACCCATTCGGTGACTTCAGGAGCTCTTGAATCTCTTCATCCAATGAATGATCCTTCATTTCAAATAAGCAGTGGAAAAGATTGATGTATTTTTCCGGAGCGATGTCTTCTTTGTCCAGATCTTTTATATACTGACAAATTTTCATTATGCCCGGAGAGCTGTTCATCGGGTGGGTGAGAATACATTGGTCTTGCAGTAGCCTCTGATTGGACTCCAAAGGGATGCCTAACAGGAAGTGCAGGAAAAGGTCCAGGTGTCCACTGCTGCTGTCCAATGCCTTCTTCACCGCATCCTCCAGGAACTCAGCCAGTGGTGCATGGGTCTTCTCAAGAAAAACCTCCAGGGTAGTGCAGTTGTCATTCAGGCACTTGTAATAGTTGAACACATGAAGAGCAGCAAGGAACTCCTGGACACTCGAATGTGAGAAGTAGTAGATCTTCCTCTCATTAAAGGCCAATTCTTTGATGATTCCTGGGTAAAACAAGCATTTCTTGATGTCAGTATTGTATTCTCTGAAGTCTTCTTCATGCAGCGCCATGTTCCCATGTTCCAGATGCTTAAAGGCCAGTTCCGCCAGTGTCAGTAGGCTGTCCATCTGGGCCAcctgtttctctgtttcacACTCAGCTTGATGCATGTGATTTGTTTGGATGAGCAAGAAATGTATGAACATCTCAGTCAGTGTTTTGGGGATTTCCTGGTTATTGTCCTTTTCCATCATCTGCTGAAGTACAGTGGCTGCGATACAACAGAATGCTGGAACGTGGCACATGATGTGGAGACTCCTGGATGCCTTAATGTGTGAGATGATTCTTTTGGCCTGACTCTCATCACTAATTCTCTTCCTGAAGTACTCTTCCTTCTGGGAGTCATTGAATCCTCGCACTTCTGTTACCTGGTCGATATACTGAGTAGGAATCTGACTGGCTGCTGCTGGTCGTGAGGTTATCCAGATAAGTGCAGAGGGAAGCAGAGTTCTCTGAATGAGGCTAGTCATCAGAACATCCACCGATGATATTTGTTTAACATCAGACAAATTACTGTTCTGTTTCAGATCCAGAGTCAATCGACTCTCATCCAAACCATCCAAGATGAACACAACTTGACAGTCTTTGAATACTTCACCATCATTCAACTTCATCAGTTCAGGGTGGAAGTCAAGCAGGAGTCTGTGAAGACTATACTGATCACCCCTGATTAAATTCAGCTCACGGAAAGAAAGGGGAAATATAAAATCTACATCCTGATTGGCTACCCCATCTGTCCAGTCAATAATAAACTTCTGCACCGAGACTGTTTTTCCAATGCCAGCAACACCTTTGGTCATCACAGTTCTGATGTGCCTCTCCTGTCCAGGTAAGGGCTTGAAGATGTCATTGCAGCTGATGGGTGTGTCTTCTGTGGTCTCCCCTCTGGGTAATGACTGTACCTGCCAAACCTCATGTTGCTCATATACCCCGTCGTTTCCTCCATCTGTGATGTAATGATCCTTTTGGACTGTTGCAGAATCAGTTAGGATGTCCAACCTGCTCTTCAGCCCAGCTTTATGAAGCTGTTTAACCCTCATCTGGACATCAACATCAGCTGAGTAAAAAGCAAAACACCAGAAATTTCACAATAATCGGGTTACAATTTTAATCAGTTTTCAATCTTCAGTGCAATCAAATTATGGCTATAGGGTCATTCGATTCATTCCTGGATGCTTGTGCCCACACACAGGTTTCAGTTTTGGGAAATTGCACATTTGACCAAAGCAATGAACTCCAAACATACGCAATGAACTCCAAACATAAATATCATACAGTAGTTAGTTGCttgtacaaaaaaaagaaattctgATGTACAAGCGAAAGGTGGTGAAGTAGGCTGTCTAGGTGTACTCACATGCTTGTCTAGGTGTCTAGGTGTACAGGTTGAGTACTCACACGTATGTCTAGGTGTACAGGTTGAGTACTCACACTTGTCTAGGTGTACAGGTTGAGTACTCACACGCTTGTCTAGGTGTTTAGGTGTACAGGTTGAGTACTCACACGCTTGTCTAGGTGTACAGGTTGAGTACTCACACGCATGTCTAGGTGTACAGGTTGAGTACTCACACGCTTGTCTAGGTGTACAGGTTGAGTACTCACACGCTTGTCTAGGTGTACAGGTTGAGTACTCACACACTTGTCTAGGTGTACAGGTTGAGTACTCACACGCTTGTCTAGGTGTACAGGTCAGTGGTGTGGTCTAgctagctgtagtgggtatactgtgactAACCCCAAATGATAATATGTACTCTTGCCTATTTTTAGGTGGTACTGGGTATACTTATATGGTGATGCTTTTtcagtgggtatactgtgtatTCCTGCGTATGACATAGCCTACAAAACTGGTACAGGTTGAGAACTCACATGCTTGTCTGAGGCCATTGTGTCCACAGGTGATGACACCATTTGTTCTTTGTTCAGTCATTGCACATGCAGATTGATCTCCTGTCTGATCAATCCTCAGCTCACtacaaacataaataaacttTGTTTTCTTTACATGCAAATAGGATTATCAGTTCAATAACAACACAatcaataaacataaataaatacacctaaacaaacataaataaaccATGGTGTGAGAGTTAATCCTTTAGTCCTAAAATGTATGCCAAATTCTGAACTGTAGCTTGAATGCTATTCCTCGTTCTATAAATCACTTCAGATAAAAGTGTACtgtaataaatgtaaaaaaagcgCTAAAGAAGATTTGCTGTCcggtccccctacagttgagaagcacaataataaacaaactaaatatgtgTATTTTGCAACAAATTCCTGAACATAATTCTGATACATACAGCAAAGATATTAACTCAAGTTAATAACTCACAGAACACACAAGACAACACTGTCAAAACCCTCTGTGAGTTCTTCAGAAGAATGTTTCCTTTGTTAGGTGTATTTTAAAAAGTATATAATCTACAAGCTAAAGCAGCTGAGAGATTTCACATACTCATCCTCCATTGCAGCTGACATATTTGTTGCAATGATCAGTATTTCATATTAgtattgtattttttaaaataaaaataaataagattAAGTAATACAGATACAATAATCAAAAAAGTAGTTAGGGGGGAAAAAGTAATATTAGCAGTAGTAgtaaaagttaattaaaaaaatcaataacaTGTAAATCATACCCATAGGCCCTGCTTTTCATGCTACTCTTAGCCAGACTTGTCTTATAAGCAAAGCAGGCTAATAGTGAATTTATGTAAACTAGGCTTTAAGCGATGTGTTGCATTAATCCAACTTAATGGTCATGGTGTAGCTGGctttcagtgtttcccctacaatgtattcatcagcggcgcagcgccgctcctggaattcaagcgccactgcaaaaagagttgcctaattaaaaaaaaaatagacgcaagtgaacttcaggaacagctgccgttcgttcagatttcatgtcaacaaataatagtaggctaacgttgaaggcgcagtcagggattccacaggagatcatgcttgtttgtgtttatgtttaagtttattagcagacgcaattttgtgcaaaaaaacgtagcctacattatgttaaccaaggaaccaaattaaacacgccagcgagatagctcgcccctaccttcagtagcctattcccagataaatccacgcattgtttcgtttttgtttgtgatacaggcaatgctttcaagccctaccttcaacatacctaggctgtgaaactaaggtctagctagcctattggtgggtttaattgaatttgagtaataggatacacaagcatttacatctgagatagtttgtaattcctgtagagctcatcaaaattatagatataatacaagacacttatctgctataatccaagtGAATTTTCTTCgaatttttgaccatttattttaccaaatgacatgggaaacataattaatttcatccacatattcttatgcaccatgcacaacaacgtagcttaaaaccgtgagaatcaagctAGCGTGACGGACCGTCAaggcattaaagtgacaggcactcaattcgacttgcacagcaccaatacagtgtaatggcatgaaagagaagtctatatagtttatacagtgctgtgcaaaagttaagacacccatgctgaaattgactaaagggaggaataaaaacatattttgccttttgtcttaatgccttaattaaaaaagaaataggacatcaattatttttaatgcatcatgtatcgtaaataaatacattatatataaatgtcttaacttatgcacagcaatcattatattctaaatagtaatagtttgtacagtggcctacagtgtacagttgtacagtggctaatactaataatgtaaatgaaaaaggtgaaagaaaaacatgaataatcctgttcaagtactgcaataatcatgcttgtgttgatggttatgtcataatttgtaactcaatctgtcaatttctttcacaaaatccaccagaagtcacaatttaaggagtcattttttcaaatgtttctctttttttttttttttttttggggcttcctacgatcaacagcaccgctgctggaaaaaattctaggggaaacactgcgcTTAACTTTAAGTATTCTTCAAATTCATTAAAAGGACATACAACTAGGATGGGATACTATTTATCCTAAAAGGACATACAACTATATACAATGATCTACTAGTAGGCCTCCCTCTTTTTAAAAAGAAGGTCTATATCTACTTTGTTGTGTGTATGACAGGGTTTGATTATTAATCAGAACTATTATCATGCATCCCCTCaacgaggtctttatgtggtcggatagagagtccagaatgaatttcatcaagccagtacctttccggaaatgttgccatctttgctgccatctttaggggaaagtccgtaggagttaattgccaagtgtgctctggaaattcacaattttgtcgccgtttaaaaaaaaaaaaaaaaaaaaaaaaaacatagtccagtatttcttttgaaattgaaatgaagttgtatggactggactatgttttttttttttttttaaacggcgaagAAATTGTGAACTTTCCCCTGAAGGTGGCGGCAAAGATgacaacatttccggaaaggtactggcttgatgaaattcattctggactctctatccgaccacataaagaccttgggatacttcggtttggctttagggaccctctactcactaccacgtaagtgcaatgttgtttggaactgtagaagaggtataaaaatagcgttttgtagcggcgaaataatatgcccttctcacttccacgctaacgagctttgactaaaaacggtaacatcgaactttcttaaaacacatccgaatgacatgatttggatgtcaactcaacgcaTGTAATCTCAAtaatccgtaaattgatctaaagtgcattttactccggataattcctttaatgtaGCCGCCTGCAGCCGTCTAAGATGACTTATTTATGAGATTCTGATCTTAGATTTTTCTTAACCatgacatatagatagatagatagatactttattgatccccaggggaaattcaaggtcacagcatacagacaacacacacacacacacacacacacacacacaaacacacattcactaacagcagaaagtaattaaatgtatataatataaaaaaaacacaactaagcaataaggacagtagaaaataaatatatactaaatttactaaaatacaaattatactaaataacacttaatctaaaccAATTcttaaaaaaacagtatccacatagtgggtgattaatcaatcaagatgtgcttgcaatgactgaggcagggactgagcctgtgattctctgttcataaggtaaggtaaggtaatgtgctctgtgtgaatgagtgtcatggtgatggtgcaaatgagta
This window of the Alosa alosa isolate M-15738 ecotype Scorff River chromosome 7, AALO_Geno_1.1, whole genome shotgun sequence genome carries:
- the LOC125297638 gene encoding NLR family CARD domain-containing protein 3-like, translating into MTEQRTNGVITCGHNGLRQASDVDVQMRVKQLHKAGLKSRLDILTDSATVQKDHYITDGGNDGVYEQHEVWQVQSLPRGETTEDTPISCNDIFKPLPGQERHIRTVMTKGVAGIGKTVSVQKFIIDWTDGVANQDVDFIFPLSFRELNLIRGDQYSLHRLLLDFHPELMKLNDGEVFKDCQVVFILDGLDESRLTLDLKQNSNLSDVKQISSVDVLMTSLIQRTLLPSALIWITSRPAAASQIPTQYIDQVTEVRGFNDSQKEEYFRKRISDESQAKRIISHIKASRSLHIMCHVPAFCCIAATVLQQMMEKDNNQEIPKTLTEMFIHFLLIQTNHMHQAECETEKQVAQMDSLLTLAELAFKHLEHGNMALHEEDFREYNTDIKKCLFYPGIIKELAFNERKIYYFSHSSVQEFLAALHVFNYYKCLNDNCTTLEVFLEKTHAPLAEFLEDAVKKALDSSSGHLDLFLHFLLGIPLESNQRLLQDQCILTHPMNSSPGIMKICQYIKDLDKEDIAPEKYINLFHCLFEMKDHSLDEEIQELLKSPNGFKLSPAHCSALATALLTSDGLPDGFDLKKYNTSDEGRRRLLPVMRIYRKARLTGCNLSDTLCKAVASVLQSPNLLVELDLSSNPFCDSGVQCLSAGLRTFNCRLQTLRLSDCKLRTKSCEAVASALITNPSHLRELDIRYNNQGDSTLKLLSARLKDYHCALKTLYFFPEIRLRPDMQGYPCDLTLDSNTANRNLLLSEGNRKVTCVSEEQPYPDHPERFDYWYQVLCREGLSGRCYWEVEWSGRGVTLCLSYRSASRKGDGRATVMGNNAKSWMVDLNTHLAWHNDKHTGIPTPHVQSKRVRVDLDWPAGTLSFYSVSSSDTLTLLHTFRSPFTEPLYPGFGLLVGSTVTLCQITQEPPFVAGTPYTGSYTRTNPPYPTGTPYIQTNTRTSPPYPTGTPYTQSNTTYPTGTPYTQSNTPYPTGTPYTQSYTRATPPYPTGTPYTQSYTRTNPL